One Apodemus sylvaticus chromosome 16, mApoSyl1.1, whole genome shotgun sequence genomic region harbors:
- the Slc6a18 gene encoding inactive sodium-dependent neutral amino acid transporter B(0)AT3 isoform X1, whose translation MAQDSGMDPLVDIEDERPKWDNKLQYLLSCIGFAVGLGNIWRFPYLCQTHGGGAFLIPYFIALVFEGIPLFYIELAIGQRLRRGSIGVWKTISPYLGGVGLGCFSVSFLISLYYNTVLLWVLWFFLNSFQHPLPWSTCPLDLNRTGFVQECQSSGTVSYFWYRQTLNITSDISNTGTIQWKLLLCLVACWTTVYLCVIRGIESTGKVIYFTALFPYLVLTIFLIRGLTLPGATEGLTYLFTPNMKILQNPRVWLDAATQIFFSLSLAFGGHIAFASYNPPRNNCEKDAVTIALVNSLTSLYASITIFSIMGFKASNDYGKCLDRNILSLINEFDLPEFSISRDEYPSVLMYLNATQAERVAQLPLKTCHLEDFLDKSASGPGLAFIVFTEAVLHMPGASVWSVLFFGMLFTLGLSSMFGNMESVITPIFDMGILPKCIPKEATTGVICLVSFLTAICFTLQSGSYWLEIFDSFAASLNLIIFAFMEVVGVIHVYGMKRNIFPQERRSSIQAGFRSPVCSCPSCPHCGSLELLWLSYCPSTSRSGRIHIWKEV comes from the exons ATGGCACAGGATTCAGGAATGGACCCACTTGTGGACATCGAAGATGAGAGACCCAAGTGGGACAACAAACTCCAGTACCTCCTGAGCTGCATCGGTTTTGCTGTGGGGCTGGGGAATATATGGAGGTTCCCCTACCTATGCCAGACCCATGGGGGAG GGGCCTTCCTCATCCCCTATTTCATTGCCCTGGTCTTTGAGGGGATCCCACTTTTCTACATCGAGCTTGCCATTGGCCAGCGGCTACGGAGGGGAAGCATTGGAGTGTGGAAGACCATCTCCCCCTACCTCGGCGGAGTAG GTCTGGGCTGCTTctcagtgtccttcctcatcagcCTGTACTACAACAccgttctcctgtgggttctatggTTCTTCCTCAACTCCTTCCAACACCCGCTGCCCTGGAGCACCTGTCCATTGGATCTCAACAGAACAG GATTTGTGCAGGAATGCCAGAGCAGTGGCACCGTGAGCTATTTCTGGTATCGACAGACTCTGAATATCACATCTGACATCAGCAACACAGGCACTATCCAATGGAAGCTGCTCCTCTGCCTGGTGGCCTGCTGGACAACTGTGTACCTGTGTGTCATCAGAGGCATTGAGAGCACAGGGAAG GTGATCTACTTTACAGCCCTATTTCCTTACCTGGTGCTAACCATCTTCCTCATCAGAGGTCTGACACTGCCTGGAGCAACAGAGGGCCTGACCTACCTGTTTACTCCCAAT ATGAAGATTCTTCAGAATCCTCGGGTGTGGTTGGATGCAGCCACCCagattttcttctctctgtccctggCCTTTGGAGGGCATATTGCTTTTGCAAGCTACAACCCACCCAG GAACAATTGTGAGAAGGACGCCGTGACTATTGCCCTGGTCAACAGCCTGACCTCCCTATATGCATCCATCACCATCTTCTCCATCATGGGTTTCAAGGCATCCAATGACTATGGGAAGTGCCTGGACAG AAATATCTTGAGCCTCATCAATGAGTTTGACCTTCCAGAGTTTAGCATCTCCAGGGATGAGTACCCATCTGTCCTCATGTACCTGAATGCCACTCAGGCTGAGAGGGTGGCCCAACTTCCCCTGAAGACCTGCCATTTGGAAGATTTTCTTGATAAG AGTGCCTCGGGCCCAGGCCTGGCCTTCATCGTTTTCACAGAAGCTGTCCTGCACATGCCAGGTGCTTCTGTGTGGTCTGTGCTCTTCTTTGGGATGCTATTCACCCTCGGTCTGTCCTCCATGTTTGGGAACATGGAGAGTGTCATCACACCAATATTTGACATGGGGATCTTACCCAAATGTATACCCAAGGAGGCTACGACTG GGGTGATTTGCCTTGTCAGTTTCCTCACAGCCATCTGCTTCACACTGCAGTCTGGAAGCTACTGGCTGGAGATCTTTGACAGTTTTGCAGCTTCTCTGAATTTGATCATCTTTGCCTTCATGGAGGTGGTGGGGGTCATTCACGTTTATGGGATGAAACG GAACATTTTCCCTCAAGAGAGGAGAAGCTCTATCCAGGCTGGGTTCAGGTCACCTGTGTGCTCCTGTCCTTCCTGCCCTCACTGTGGGTCCCTGGAGTTGCTCTGGCTCAGCTACTGTCCCAGTACAAGCAGAAGTGGAAGAATACACATCTGGAAAGAGGTCTGA
- the Slc6a18 gene encoding inactive sodium-dependent neutral amino acid transporter B(0)AT3 isoform X3, whose amino-acid sequence MAQDSGMDPLVDIEDERPKWDNKLQYLLSCIGFAVGLGNIWRFPYLCQTHGGGAFLIPYFIALVFEGIPLFYIELAIGQRLRRGSIGVWKTISPYLGGVGLGCFSVSFLISLYYNTVLLWVLWFFLNSFQHPLPWSTCPLDLNRTGFVQECQSSGTVSYFWYRQTLNITSDISNTGTIQWKLLLCLVACWTTVYLCVIRGIESTGKVIYFTALFPYLVLTIFLIRGLTLPGATEGLTYLFTPNMKILQNPRVWLDAATQIFFSLSLAFGGHIAFASYNPPRNNCEKDAVTIALVNSLTSLYASITIFSIMGFKASNDYGKCLDRNILSLINEFDLPEFSISRDEYPSVLMYLNATQAERVAQLPLKTCHLEDFLDKSIWKQSSGSRVLGEGCARLTSRVCEAPVLPGVICLVSFLTAICFTLQSGSYWLEIFDSFAASLNLIIFAFMEVVGVIHVYGMKRNIFPQERRSSIQAGFRSPVCSCPSCPHCGSLELLWLSYCPSTSRSGRIHIWKEV is encoded by the exons ATGGCACAGGATTCAGGAATGGACCCACTTGTGGACATCGAAGATGAGAGACCCAAGTGGGACAACAAACTCCAGTACCTCCTGAGCTGCATCGGTTTTGCTGTGGGGCTGGGGAATATATGGAGGTTCCCCTACCTATGCCAGACCCATGGGGGAG GGGCCTTCCTCATCCCCTATTTCATTGCCCTGGTCTTTGAGGGGATCCCACTTTTCTACATCGAGCTTGCCATTGGCCAGCGGCTACGGAGGGGAAGCATTGGAGTGTGGAAGACCATCTCCCCCTACCTCGGCGGAGTAG GTCTGGGCTGCTTctcagtgtccttcctcatcagcCTGTACTACAACAccgttctcctgtgggttctatggTTCTTCCTCAACTCCTTCCAACACCCGCTGCCCTGGAGCACCTGTCCATTGGATCTCAACAGAACAG GATTTGTGCAGGAATGCCAGAGCAGTGGCACCGTGAGCTATTTCTGGTATCGACAGACTCTGAATATCACATCTGACATCAGCAACACAGGCACTATCCAATGGAAGCTGCTCCTCTGCCTGGTGGCCTGCTGGACAACTGTGTACCTGTGTGTCATCAGAGGCATTGAGAGCACAGGGAAG GTGATCTACTTTACAGCCCTATTTCCTTACCTGGTGCTAACCATCTTCCTCATCAGAGGTCTGACACTGCCTGGAGCAACAGAGGGCCTGACCTACCTGTTTACTCCCAAT ATGAAGATTCTTCAGAATCCTCGGGTGTGGTTGGATGCAGCCACCCagattttcttctctctgtccctggCCTTTGGAGGGCATATTGCTTTTGCAAGCTACAACCCACCCAG GAACAATTGTGAGAAGGACGCCGTGACTATTGCCCTGGTCAACAGCCTGACCTCCCTATATGCATCCATCACCATCTTCTCCATCATGGGTTTCAAGGCATCCAATGACTATGGGAAGTGCCTGGACAG AAATATCTTGAGCCTCATCAATGAGTTTGACCTTCCAGAGTTTAGCATCTCCAGGGATGAGTACCCATCTGTCCTCATGTACCTGAATGCCACTCAGGCTGAGAGGGTGGCCCAACTTCCCCTGAAGACCTGCCATTTGGAAGATTTTCTTGATAAG TCCATCTGGAAGCAGAGCTCTGGGTCCCGTGTTCTTGGAGAAGGCTGTGCCAGGCTGACTTCTAGAGTCTGCGAAGCCCCAGTGCTTCCAG GGGTGATTTGCCTTGTCAGTTTCCTCACAGCCATCTGCTTCACACTGCAGTCTGGAAGCTACTGGCTGGAGATCTTTGACAGTTTTGCAGCTTCTCTGAATTTGATCATCTTTGCCTTCATGGAGGTGGTGGGGGTCATTCACGTTTATGGGATGAAACG GAACATTTTCCCTCAAGAGAGGAGAAGCTCTATCCAGGCTGGGTTCAGGTCACCTGTGTGCTCCTGTCCTTCCTGCCCTCACTGTGGGTCCCTGGAGTTGCTCTGGCTCAGCTACTGTCCCAGTACAAGCAGAAGTGGAAGAATACACATCTGGAAAGAGGTCTGA
- the Slc6a18 gene encoding inactive sodium-dependent neutral amino acid transporter B(0)AT3 isoform X2: MAQDSGMDPLVDIEDERPKWDNKLQYLLSCIGFAVGLGNIWRFPYLCQTHGGGAFLIPYFIALVFEGIPLFYIELAIGQRLRRGSIGVWKTISPYLGGVGLGCFSVSFLISLYYNTVLLWVLWFFLNSFQHPLPWSTCPLDLNRTGFVQECQSSGTVSYFWYRQTLNITSDISNTGTIQWKLLLCLVACWTTVYLCVIRGIESTGKVIYFTALFPYLVLTIFLIRGLTLPGATEGLTYLFTPNMKILQNPRVWLDAATQIFFSLSLAFGGHIAFASYNPPRNNCEKDAVTIALVNSLTSLYASITIFSIMGFKASNDYGKCLDRNILSLINEFDLPEFSISRDEYPSVLMYLNATQAERVAQLPLKTCHLEDFLDKSASGPGLAFIVFTEAVLHMPGASVWSVLFFGMLFTLGLSSMFGNMESVITPIFDMGILPKCIPKEATTAICFTLQSGSYWLEIFDSFAASLNLIIFAFMEVVGVIHVYGMKRNIFPQERRSSIQAGFRSPVCSCPSCPHCGSLELLWLSYCPSTSRSGRIHIWKEV, translated from the exons ATGGCACAGGATTCAGGAATGGACCCACTTGTGGACATCGAAGATGAGAGACCCAAGTGGGACAACAAACTCCAGTACCTCCTGAGCTGCATCGGTTTTGCTGTGGGGCTGGGGAATATATGGAGGTTCCCCTACCTATGCCAGACCCATGGGGGAG GGGCCTTCCTCATCCCCTATTTCATTGCCCTGGTCTTTGAGGGGATCCCACTTTTCTACATCGAGCTTGCCATTGGCCAGCGGCTACGGAGGGGAAGCATTGGAGTGTGGAAGACCATCTCCCCCTACCTCGGCGGAGTAG GTCTGGGCTGCTTctcagtgtccttcctcatcagcCTGTACTACAACAccgttctcctgtgggttctatggTTCTTCCTCAACTCCTTCCAACACCCGCTGCCCTGGAGCACCTGTCCATTGGATCTCAACAGAACAG GATTTGTGCAGGAATGCCAGAGCAGTGGCACCGTGAGCTATTTCTGGTATCGACAGACTCTGAATATCACATCTGACATCAGCAACACAGGCACTATCCAATGGAAGCTGCTCCTCTGCCTGGTGGCCTGCTGGACAACTGTGTACCTGTGTGTCATCAGAGGCATTGAGAGCACAGGGAAG GTGATCTACTTTACAGCCCTATTTCCTTACCTGGTGCTAACCATCTTCCTCATCAGAGGTCTGACACTGCCTGGAGCAACAGAGGGCCTGACCTACCTGTTTACTCCCAAT ATGAAGATTCTTCAGAATCCTCGGGTGTGGTTGGATGCAGCCACCCagattttcttctctctgtccctggCCTTTGGAGGGCATATTGCTTTTGCAAGCTACAACCCACCCAG GAACAATTGTGAGAAGGACGCCGTGACTATTGCCCTGGTCAACAGCCTGACCTCCCTATATGCATCCATCACCATCTTCTCCATCATGGGTTTCAAGGCATCCAATGACTATGGGAAGTGCCTGGACAG AAATATCTTGAGCCTCATCAATGAGTTTGACCTTCCAGAGTTTAGCATCTCCAGGGATGAGTACCCATCTGTCCTCATGTACCTGAATGCCACTCAGGCTGAGAGGGTGGCCCAACTTCCCCTGAAGACCTGCCATTTGGAAGATTTTCTTGATAAG AGTGCCTCGGGCCCAGGCCTGGCCTTCATCGTTTTCACAGAAGCTGTCCTGCACATGCCAGGTGCTTCTGTGTGGTCTGTGCTCTTCTTTGGGATGCTATTCACCCTCGGTCTGTCCTCCATGTTTGGGAACATGGAGAGTGTCATCACACCAATATTTGACATGGGGATCTTACCCAAATGTATACCCAAGGAGGCTACGACTG CCATCTGCTTCACACTGCAGTCTGGAAGCTACTGGCTGGAGATCTTTGACAGTTTTGCAGCTTCTCTGAATTTGATCATCTTTGCCTTCATGGAGGTGGTGGGGGTCATTCACGTTTATGGGATGAAACG GAACATTTTCCCTCAAGAGAGGAGAAGCTCTATCCAGGCTGGGTTCAGGTCACCTGTGTGCTCCTGTCCTTCCTGCCCTCACTGTGGGTCCCTGGAGTTGCTCTGGCTCAGCTACTGTCCCAGTACAAGCAGAAGTGGAAGAATACACATCTGGAAAGAGGTCTGA